Within Limanda limanda chromosome 17, fLimLim1.1, whole genome shotgun sequence, the genomic segment GTGCTTCTGACATTTCTGGCAACGGCTCCTCTGGCTACTAGACCCTCACTGCTCCTTATTTCTCCTCACCTCctgaattatttaaaattctTGAGATGATTCTAGGGTGTATGAGGGTATATTCGTGAGCACAGTCCACTTTGCATCCTAAAAGAGACATATGAATCTTTTAAAGTGTTTCTTTTCTGTGTTGGGTTAAACAGCTCTTTTTATTCCAGCTGCAGTCAGTGgccggaggcattatgttttagggttttccatctttctctccatccataTGTCCCATTCTTGTAAATAGGATAGCTCAACAATGCCTTAAAACATTCTCAAACATtgacttggactcaaggatgaactgattagaattcagtggtcaaagatcaaggtcactgtgacctcactaaGAGCcttttttgccttgtgaatgcgGTATCTCAGGAACGGCTTGagggaatcctttcacatttggcaaaaacattcacttggactcaatgaTTAATTGATTCGACATTGATAGCCAAAGGTCAATGTTACGGTGGCCTCACAaagtattttagtttttcttgaaCGTTACTTTAactcaaatttggtacaaacattcacatggACTCAAAGATTAAAAGATTTAAGTGATTTTGTTGGTCAAAGGTAAAAAAGTTTAAGGTCAAGGACctcatgtttttaaattgtaataaTGATATATCAGGAATGCCAGAAAGGACTTTCATTACATCTTGCCAGATgtttcattacatctggcaaGATccttcacttggactcaagaaTGACTTAATTAGAGTTTGgtgatcaaaggtcagatgTCTAGTTTCCAAAACACTTTTTGGGCCTCTTGATTTGGACTCAAACataaactgatttgattttggtacctggaggtcaaaggtgacaGTGACCACACGTTTCTCTGAATGTGATATATCAAGACTGCCCatagggaatttcattacatcgATTTCGGTGGTGATAGGTCAAACAGCAAGGTCACGGTGGCTTCACAAAAGAAGAGTGCCTTGAggtaatttcttcaaattttgattGGTTGTCACTTGatagtttgatttgatttcactgGTCAAAGGTACAGGTCATGGTGAACCTATAAGAATCTCGAAAATGGGGGCATACAAGAGACTGTAGATacaaccaagtgtttcagacagaggctgaaagtgAAAAGTGATGTATTTTCTGAGCATTGGAGCATGTAAACTTATAACCCAGAATATGACTcccttatattcatattttaaacaaaatCTTAGAAACCTAGATTTAACCAAGGTTTCGTAAAGGTTCTGGTGCCGACAGGAAATGTTCAGTAAAGTAAATTATAAATGAGTGGTGTGAGCTCCAAAGTTATTGAATACAgtttaacagtgtgtgtgtgggtgcgtgtgcgtgtgcgtgtgtgggtttgtgtgtgtgtttgtgtgttcgtgcTCCGATGTAGATCCTGAACGTGAGCGCTGTGGTCTTGgccaacctgtgtgtgtcctacATCATGACGAGCCAGAATGAAGAGGTACTGTACAAAGAGGTTAACACAACAATGCTGTCCTTTCCCTGTTAGTGTGTTTCCAACACTGTACCATACAAAGTGGTTCTCTGTAAAGGTTATGTTTACACACAGATGTATAAGTATGTAAGTACAATTTTGCGGGTACTTGTATTTACTTTACCAATTAACATTCTTTGATGAAGTGAACGGTATAAACTAGTTTCTCCTGTTTCCTCATCATGTCGTCCTGGTATGACAGGCTGAGGAGTTGATGAGGAAGattgagaaagaggaggagcagatttCCTATGACGACCCTGACAAGAAGGTTTTCCACCTCTGCATCGTAAACCTGGTCATTGGGTGAGTTCCACTAATCATGCTGTAAGTATTGATCATTATGTGTTGGTCAAGGAAAACCTACCATAAAAAATCGTACAGACCTCAGAGAGTGCAACATGCGAGTgattcctctcccaggatggacagaagtgcaatatatACCGGGTGTAACAgggcacatcaacaaaataacaatattcacAACATATTTCCAATAATAAAGGTATATGTGagtagacatattgtatatctaaGCAATCTAGTTGAAATCATAATCCATGATCAGCTGCCATCACGATCCACAATGTGGCCGAGGCAGCCATTATGAATCTGCAAACTTTAAAGTACAAGGACTCAAGGGACATTCAGACCTTCACTTTCTAGCCACTTCTGGTTcttcaaattaaacatttaagttAACTCCTCAGTAATGGTGTCAAATTCCTGATCCTGCCTTGTTTTCCGTTTACAGTTAGAGTTTCACCCGTTTGTTTCCTGAAccttagtttattttatttattttcaataaattcTGCTGCTTTTTTGATTGAATCCACCTCGCTGCTGCACTTGGGACCACCTGCTAAACAAATCCTCACAGACTGAGGTTTCCAAGGTCAAAAGTTAATCTCAAAGCCTAATACTCCAAGTTATTTTTATACTGTGGGTAACAGATTAAATTTAAATCCACTTCATTCCGAAACCTGTTGGAGGTagatgattattaaaaaaataggtTTTTGGACTGTGTCGCAGTTTCATACTGagattgtgtttctctttcagaaCGCTGTACTGTGCCAAGGGAAACTACGACTTTGGCATCTCTCGTGTTATCAAGAGCCTGGAGCCGTACAATAAGAAGGTCAGCCTTTTTATGAGTTGTACATTTCAGGTCGGTTCATTGCAAGTTAAGTTGTTtgggttttatttttcaaaggCAGTGGTGCTGTATTTTTCACAGATATTAAATTCAACTTTAAGGAATCAGTTTAGAGTCACAATTGAAAGACAAATATGACTCGGTGTCAGTTACCATCTGCAGGAACTCTCTTGCTGCGTTCTCCTCTGAGGTTCAGAGGCTCCTTTGATCTGGTCCAGTCTCAACAGCAgactgtggctgcagctgagTCCACTGAAGGGGCAGCTGAGAACACAAGCCGTCATCCTGCgtgtctccctctcctcacaaTAATTCCCACAACAGAGTCACACTCACAGTGCAAGCAGAGAGCAGCTCTGGAATGAAAGCCTGGCGTGAAAAAAATAAGTCAGGCCAACTCTTCCCAACCTGGCCATTGTGTCTGAATTCTGGTTTTCTTTCAAATGCACTGCTTTGAGGCTTAGAAAGACAAAGAGCGTTTGATGAGTTGAAGAGTTGTTTTATCATAATTTAAACTATGACAAAGCTATGTGAGTTTAAAGtaagtgtttatgtttgtttgtgtgtagctcGGGACGGACACATGGTTCTATGCCAAGCGttgtttcctgtctctgctgGAGAACATGTCCAAACACATGGTCATGCTGAGGGACGCTGTTGTAGAGGAGTGTATTCAATTCCTGGAGCACTGCGAGGGTGAGcagcatgcacaaacacacacacgcacacatgcacacacacacacacacacacacacacacgtgcaagccatacacacacaaacagaaacgaCAGGCTACATTTCTTAACAAAAGAGTCCATTTTGTCCACGAGTCCTGAATAACTTTTTGGAATTGTGTAAAACAAATGTAGATCTCAGAGACCTCACTTGTGTTTCTACATCTTGTGTGTGAATGGACAGATGATGCATCTTGTGATTATCTGATTTGGAACAATGATGAACTCAGTGGCCCCTTATGGGTATAACTGTTTGTAGTGAACTTAACTGAAGAGACAGAAGTGAAATTGTTAATGTAATATATAAGACTAAAAAAGGGTTAATATGATATCTAGACACTTTAAATCAGAGACTGTAATTAAAAGGAACGATTTGACTGCTCCCGAAAAGTCAGGCCAAAGTGTctcaattgccccctggtggctggctgcagtataggtcataaaccctgcctcctccatgttagcagatgggatatGGATCACATAATTTTcatctcaaagatggtttctgtcattttaggtagtccTTATCACACTCAGACTAGGGCTCCAGATAACGTCATCAATGCAAGAGGGTGGTGCCGTATACGCTTtatttagcttcatttctgaagAACAGGAGGACATGGAGagacatcatccatctttattaacagaCTATGATCACAACGCAGATTATTTGGCCCATTCATGAACCCTCGGAAGTGGAACCCTTTCGATTTTAATGATCCTATGATCACCCTCTGCCGATACCACTAAGCTTGTATGGATCAGTCCGTCCAGCTCATTCATACCGTGGTTTTATGAACACTGACGCATCTAGGAAGCAGTACTGAGTCTTTAGACGTTGGTCATGTTCAGTTTGAACTGATATTTCTCGCTTTTGGCTTGTACTCTCGTCTCTAGTCTACGGGAAGGAAGTGCCGGCTATCATCGAGCAGCCTCTGGAGGAGATTCACATTCACATCGGCAAGAACACTGTCACCTACGAGGCTCGACTGCTCAAGGCGCTGTTCTATGATGTTATTGGCTGGAacaagtgacatcatcacacgGTGTCAGCCAGAGATGGTATTTTGTCAATAAAGTCGACTCAAGGATAATTGACCTGAAGCCAGAGACAATCAACACTATACACCTCAGGGAAGCTTCTATAATGAAGTGAGGGGGTGAGTTGAAGCAGAAGAATTAAGAGAACAGACGTCAGGAGGTCTGGTTCAGTGATCTCAGCTCTTACAGTAATAGTCAGTAATACTCGCTGTGCAGAGTATGATGAGCTTCTTTTATTAGCAGTGTTTATTCTACTCAACattaaatacataaacactTTGTTTAAAGTTCACCTTCATACATTCATGATTCATGCGTATATCCTCTTTGGTGAGCGTGTTTTCTATACTATACATAACATTATTGttaataacaaaaatgtaatttaaggaCAATAAAGATTGTTATGTTTGAAAGAATAATCAGTGCCCTGCTATTTTTTCCTGTGAaataatgaatgtgtttattcacagctgtagtatatataataaacagGGATGTTCCGTTGAGCCTTTAAATATTGTTAACTGactgtttatttttcataagAATTGTTACAGGAAAGTCAGAATCACCATTTTGTCTGTAAAAGGCCTCAGTATTCCAGTCCAATGGGCAAACAGCATCCGAGACCCCCTGATCCCATAATCTGTGACCCTCTGACACCCTGATCCCTGACTCCCTGATCACTGACTCatatattcaaagttggaaactttccatgggaattaacagaaataaactggaaattttggggtaatttatacttactgtttttaccttgtcatatacagacataaatataaacattttgttttgtcgtAAGGAGACATGCATGCAACGAtttgaatacaaaatatttttaaatgacttaATCTATTTGTGAGTAGAACTTTAATGGATTCTTTCAttgaacaacaaaaaacatgaatgttcaataaaataattgtattccCTATGACACCCTATGTATGTGTGGACATACATACATCCTACTCTCACTGCTGTAAAAAGTTAGCCTACTGTATACAACTAAACTTGGTATTAAAATGAACATGGTGTAACTTCAGTGTTACAAGTAATCAATATGCTAGGTAATGACAAAGACGttcaaaaagaagagaaagtcaTAGGTTTACATTTCTGGCAGACAATGTTCCCAACTAGCTGCATCTAGGGTCCAGCTGAGCTTGCCTAGTGTTGTTTTCCACTCCATTTAAGTTCTCTGTTATAGGCTAACTTTTGCAAAAAAGTGTCAAAATTTTCAAAATTCCAGAGCATTACTTCACATGGAAAAACATGATGACCACGTGAGCACCTGCTTAATCACCACTTTCCTCAGGCAtcattttttacattaattACATTCTTAGCTGAAGGAAGGAATGAGCATATGGCTAATTAAACTTCTTGTTCATTATAAGCATATAATACAACatggaaaaaattataaaaacgAAAATCTCTTCCATTTTGTGCCAAACAGCCACATACCAGCATCTTAAGTATTTGCCATCTATTTTCATGAAGCAAAATATTGTGTTGGGAGTCTCTACCTGATGATCTACAACATTCTGTTCACCTGAATGCACAACCCCGGCTGTGGCAGCAGGGTGAGGCTGGGTGCGCGTTCAGGAGAGCGGCCTCTTCGTTATGTCCTGTTCAGTCAGGTGATAGTTCAGGTACCCTCCCAGAGCGCCAACAGCCACAGCTGTCATGTGACTGGAGCAGCCATCTGagacaagagaggagagagattggAATGAATGAATTATCAAAAATAGTCAAATGCAGTCAAATGCATTTAACAGTTGTTAAATGCTCCAGCGTGTCGACAATCAAGTCAACATGGAGCAGATGTTTCCAACTTCTTGTGGAGTCCATGACTCGAAGCACTGAGGCTGTTTTATAAGCAGAGGAACTACCCTGTGTAAGTgtggtgttcctaataaagtgctcgcTGAGTGCATGCTAGTGTAGTTTGGAACAGACCTAGATAACAGGCCCCCTCTGAGCAAGAGTTTGTACTTTAAAGTgttaagatggacgacgcatctccAATTGCTTCCACTACCAGAAACGATCAAATCCATTTTATGAATCCACCTGATGGATCTGCATATACTAACTTAAAGGTGGTGGTAGCAGAATATCTATCTTTATCTTTAGCCTCTAAGGATCCTGAATCGTCTCAGAAACCTGGGTTGTAATCATAAAGTGTGAATGAtggacgtgtctccacttcctcacatTTTACtaaaattaagctaaaatattgCGGGTACAGGTGCCACTATCTTGCACTTTTGACATTATTTGGATTCAGTCTATGTAGTTAGTTATAATGGAGTGGTGCTGCGGTATCCAGGTCCCACCAATACATGTACTTGACCAGTCACAGGTAACCAAACCTTCAACTCTAATGTGAGATGCATGTGTTTTTAGATCAATCAGTCTCTCAAAgaacattacacaaacacaaactgacctGGAAGtatcttctccctcctcttcactctcctGTGCGGCTGCATCTGTTCCAGCAGCTCGTCTCCAATGATCTGAGACATGATGCTCTCTGAGGAAACAGAGCACAGCAGAGAAAATCAACTATCTTGCATAAAGCATCTAAAATAAATGCTTAATTTGGTTCAGGTTGTTGACACCTTGCAAATAAAAAGTAAGTTTACGTTTACCATCACCTTTAAAGATCCAGTATTAAAAGTAAGTTAACTATTGGTAGATCTAAGCTTGGAattatttatgtataaatacatgTGACACAAACTATATACCAACTAAAGACACAGATCAGGCAGAATAGACTCAGAACCACTGAGCTAATATTGATGGCTGTACCTTACGGTAAACCAGACTGCAAACTGAAGAAAATGGATTTAATGCTAAAAATACTATGTGAGCACTGAGCTGCTGAATCAAGATGAAAGGTTGTTCTGACTGATCTGGTTAGTGTGTATTGAAATCAGTAGTTGAAAACGAAATCAAAGAATTGAGTTGGACAGGGACAGAAATATTGTCTGAGTTATTTTTGCTTCTTCACCTGAACTGAACTCTGAGTGATCTCTTACAAGGAGGGTAGAGTGGCGTCATTATGGCTGCTGATGAAATAAGCATCTTATACCGTGAAAGCATATAAATGAAACAATTGCAATTActtaaacaaatgaaattaacagaaaagaaaatgttgtaattaattaataaaatgtatgaaaatacaAATCTAAACAAAATAGCATTTCCTGCTGAAATTGCAGTGTGTGCACTGAGTTGTTGACtccataaaaaaatgtctggagTCTTAGTTCTGACTGATTTGGTTCTGAATACTCAAACTGATCAGAACAGATCAAAATACAGTGGCAGTATCACCGCCTGATTGATCGAATTCTTGTATTATTAGTAAGACAatttaagataaaaaacaataaaatgtgatgaagtCATCAAAAGCAGTGTTAAAGAATCAGAGATACGCAGCAGTGCGCATCACTGCAGGGAGTGTTAGGTTCAGCCTCTGCAATTTGTCCAAGCAATGAGTCCAAGTAAACAGGTGTGCCAATTTGAAAGAAATTCACTTGAAGTGACCTTGAGATATTACTAAGCAATAGATCTCTTTTGAGAGTCCAATTGAATATTAATGCCAAATTTGAAGACGTTCCCTCAAGGCATTCCGGAGATATCACGTTCACAAGGCAAATAATGTGCtttgtaaggtcacagtgaccttggtCTTTGACCTTGGGCCACTAAAATCCAGTCAGTTCATAAATGCAAATTAATGGAACAGATGTGTGGACGGACAACCCGAAAAACATAATGGCTACGGCCACTGACTGTTGCTGGTGCAGAGGCAAAACAACAGAGATAAACATTGATTTAACAAAACTGACAACATTAACAGAAGATATTTGACTTCTATTTTGATAACTCCACTTGCTGGAAATTATGAGATGACCATGATTTAGATTCAGTAAcacttaaatgtattttaaactgGTTTTGATTATAATCATTCTGTTCAAACACTCACTGTCTCTCCCAAAGCAGCCCACTTCCTCGTCCTGCAGCCTGAGGATGtgctgcagccaatcagctttGTAGAAGTCAGAGAAACCAGCCAATCCACATATCAGGACTGtcgacagagacagatggactCAAGCTCAGAAaccaacaaatacatttttcaaaactgTTTCTTCTGAATCCCCCATTATAATTCAACAATTTCATAGCTTCAGATTGATCcttaaaaggtttttttgtcctcaaaacaacaaaattctGCCAATGTGTGAGACAGATACATTTGACAACAGTGCAGATTCCTGTGTATCAAGAATTTCCTGACATGAGCTTCAGTATCTCAGAGAAGCGTCTCGTAGTTCATAAAAAATTCTTTAGTCTGCTCCCTACATCACAATGTAAAACCCAAACTAACCAGATCGACCctaaacattttaacaaagaCATAAATTAAATGGTATAAAACTTTTTCTGGATGATAGTGATTTAAATAGCTTGAGCGTCTCACTCACTGTTTTCAATGAAGATGTCGACTGTCTGTTCGGTAAGACCATCTTTGATGATGTCCAGGTTGGTCTTCATCATGTTGGAGCAGAAGATCCTCCGGTAGTTTCTCTCAGTCATGTTGGCTCTAGTCGGTCGTGTGTCCCCTTTCAGCAGGTTAGTGCAGCCTCTCTGTGAGGGGAAACACACAGGTCAGACTCTAACCTGGATCCCCACATTAAGTCTGTAGAGTCGAGGTCATAATCACAGCAACCATTCGGCTCATTTATTGGCTTTATCTATATAAGTTGCTATTCAGTCAGTTCAACCCTTTGCTGATCAGAGCATGATTTTTCTGACCAGGTTCTGTGAAATTGACTTGGTATATTGCACACCAAATATACCAAAATCTAAAAGCTAATTGCATTGAAAAGTAAAGAAATGCTCCTTTTTTcagcttgtttgttttattctgaattATAGAACAAATCAGAGgatattctatattttttcaaaacaaatgtgtgttggTCCGTCTCAGCACTAAATCCATTGGCTGCCATTGAAATtgtttatctttaaaaacaccGGAAATATGTATAGTGCCATTTTAAAAAACTCTAATTTGTTCAAACAGCCGCTCACTGAAGTTATTACCATATGTAACAGGGGTGCCCATATGATCGAAATTAAAAGCCCCATGAACTGAATAATTTAATCAGTCTGAACATTATTTCTTAGGTATGTTCCAAAAAATTGCATCACAAGACGTGAAATGCATTTTCCCCATAGAGCCTAGAGTGCagcatatttattatttatttatcattatttattctcTGTTTTGGTACTTTAATCAAGACAGTCAGAACAGCGTGGGTCTGGGTTCTGTTGTAATGAAATAAAGGTAGGGCATGATAGCGTGGTTAAACTTTTATTTACTAACCTTGGCCTGTTTTATAAGACTGTCTTCATGCATGATCTCGACTGTCCCTATTTCTTCCCACATTAAGATTTATTTAGAATATTTGGCCTTTTGtttcaaattagttttttctcTTAATAATTTGTTGATAATGAGtccttgtttctttcttttctttttttggtacTCAGTTTAAGGGGCAATGTACAATATTGTTTTGGGTACTGTGAAATCTTGGTATAATAACTTCAATATTTGTGAGTTTTTGGCTCCATAAATTAGAGACCTCCTCTGTTTGTTCATGACATAATATAATATGCAGTGATTATCCACTTGTGCAAATGCACCTGAGTTGTTTGTAagggactattttcagcagTGAATGAATCCCTATTTGGAGGGGAAAACAGCAGGGTGTGTGAGATTGAAAAAAATAACCATGCTTTCCTAAATGATTTAAGTGATTTAATAGTTTGTGATGATGTGCTTCTCACCATTTTTCCAATCATGAAGTAGAGCAGCTGGTGGGACAAGGAGTAATGCGGACAACCAAACTGAGTCATGGTGTCCCGACAGGGCTTGGTCACGATACAAGGCGTCCCGTTCATCTTCCTGCTCAGAGAGATAAACGTGACTTAGACAGGTGAGTTTCCTCACAACACTATAGCATTTGTaactattcatccatccacttATTCTAGAAATTGGCCCTTtggtctgtctgtatgtggaacacaTAACTCGAGAACTGTTCATCTGCTTGGCTTCACCATGGAAGTGTAGTGCTGAATTTACTTATATTTGCTTAGTATGCAGACTGAGTTAAACgtgtcttcttctacgtcctcaAATAAACTACAGCATCGGTTGGTAACTGGTGGCCCCCAGGCCAAAATCCccgccagatcattttgataatgtGATTAATTTTTAGATCACCAGATCGgactgagacacaaacattCACGGTTGCGGTTGTTGCGAGTGCTGATGTCCGTCATGGCAaaaacattcatagaatcactccCTCTCTTGCAGATTGTCAGAAGAGTCGGATAAGTCGGTTGTTTAttagacctctgaaatagccgacatTCAATCATGAAAGAATAGCACCAGTTAGATCaatcattaaaatgtatatataagcCACATACGTGAACAGTAATCAAGCAAATTCAGTTCCATTTTATGAAATTTACCGACTATACAATTGttccaaaaacaaaatctgGTCTGATCATGGACACACAACAGCTTTGTTtgagataaaccaggtagg encodes:
- the c17h16orf89 gene encoding UPF0764 protein C16orf89 homolog — translated: MRTARLQAAAVLLLFAAVCGSRSEVIDDVLGSLSRGASFLEQQHEHINLDGVVGFLMLQAELKEAVRTWPHTDQVSWAQRTSTVALVKRLDQTFEKAVAALQQNDPKYYREFEPLLSWSFYLIPQEWSSTDPSLVYPSTMTTECYDEQLSDKCLTLLLGTWKMNGTPCIVTKPCRDTMTQFGCPHYSLSHQLLYFMIGKMRGCTNLLKGDTRPTRANMTERNYRRIFCSNMMKTNLDIIKDGLTEQTVDIFIENILICGLAGFSDFYKADWLQHILRLQDEEVGCFGRDKSIMSQIIGDELLEQMQPHRRVKRREKILPDGCSSHMTAVAVGALGGYLNYHLTEQDITKRPLS